In Moorena sp. SIOASIH, the following proteins share a genomic window:
- a CDS encoding AMP-binding protein, with translation MKDSLDQMSENIPKFSTLVDLLRYRAIHQPDQIIYTFLLNGETPDRYLTHQQLDNHAQAIASELLHRNAKGERALLLYPPGLEFITAFFGCLYAGVLAVPAYPPRSNQNLSRLEAIVADAQAKFALTTTPLLEKIETQLAENPANNQLNWLATDNLPTHQESDWQHPDSKRRVARDPRAKTQPTARQTSNTLAFLQYTSGSTGKPKGVMVSHGNLLYNSALINQCFQDTPESRGLSWLPAYHDMGLIGGILQPLYVGLPMILMAPVDFLRKPYRWLKAISKYQVTTSGAPNFAYELCVQKITAKQLETLDLSSWQTAFTGAEPVRASTLERFAQKFAPCGFCREAFYPCYGMAETTLLVTGGLKDQPPVVREFEGEALEQNRVVPLPENRLNQSNGQSNGQSNGNGPTRILVGCGRTWLNEKIAIACPQSLTQVEAGAVGEIWVKGPSVAQGYWNQPEVTEKTFNAYLADTGLGPWLRTGDLGFIQDGELFVTGRLKDLIIIRGRNHYPQDIELTAEKSHPALRPAYGAAFSVEVEEAEQLVIVQEVSRNYLRKLDVDQVIEAIRSAISQEYQLQVYAVLLLKTNSIPKTSSGKVQRHACRAGFLNNTLTVVGQWSLAQQPTIAPTKPEKELTTNTIGLQQSSKSIQKWIVNWLARETKLPAGSINISKSFADYGLDSVTAVELADDLEEWLGVPLSPTLAYDYPNIESLAQYLATVSQQSNSNQGDSPRKIEPRVSSAGSEMQQLWEAQFQNLDRFTSKPFYRSPVTVQSIASSGDQEVDQLLAELEMLSEAQIQEILGKPIK, from the coding sequence ATGAAAGACAGTTTAGATCAGATGAGCGAGAATATACCAAAATTTTCTACCTTAGTAGACCTGCTACGTTACCGAGCAATACACCAGCCGGATCAGATCATCTATACATTTCTACTGAATGGGGAAACCCCAGACCGCTACCTAACCCATCAACAGTTAGACAACCACGCCCAAGCGATCGCATCCGAGCTTTTACACCGAAACGCAAAAGGGGAGCGAGCTTTGCTACTCTATCCACCAGGTTTAGAGTTTATCACAGCTTTCTTCGGCTGTTTGTATGCGGGAGTGTTAGCCGTTCCAGCTTATCCCCCCCGCTCCAATCAAAATTTGTCCAGGCTAGAGGCAATTGTGGCAGATGCTCAGGCCAAATTTGCCCTCACTACTACCCCTCTATTAGAGAAAATAGAGACTCAGCTAGCTGAAAATCCAGCCAACAACCAACTGAACTGGCTGGCTACTGACAATCTGCCTACGCACCAGGAATCAGATTGGCAGCACCCGGACTCTAAGCGTCGCGTTGCGCGTGACCCGCGCGCCAAGACGCAACCGACCGCGCGCCAAACAAGCAATACCCTGGCTTTTCTACAGTACACCTCTGGCTCAACGGGTAAACCCAAAGGAGTGATGGTTAGCCACGGGAATTTGCTATATAACTCAGCTTTGATCAATCAGTGTTTCCAAGATACACCCGAAAGCAGGGGATTGTCTTGGTTACCCGCTTACCATGATATGGGACTGATTGGTGGCATCCTACAACCCCTTTATGTAGGTCTTCCAATGATCCTGATGGCTCCAGTAGATTTCCTCCGCAAGCCTTACCGCTGGCTAAAAGCAATTTCCAAATATCAGGTGACTACCAGTGGTGCTCCGAATTTTGCCTATGAGCTGTGTGTGCAGAAAATTACAGCTAAGCAATTAGAAACCCTAGACCTCAGCAGTTGGCAAACGGCCTTTACTGGTGCAGAGCCGGTTCGAGCCTCCACATTAGAGCGATTTGCTCAAAAATTTGCCCCTTGTGGCTTCTGTCGGGAAGCATTTTACCCCTGTTATGGCATGGCAGAAACCACATTATTAGTCACTGGGGGCTTGAAAGACCAACCTCCAGTGGTAAGGGAATTTGAAGGGGAAGCTCTTGAACAAAATCGAGTGGTTCCCCTGCCAGAAAATCGTCTCAATCAGTCTAATGGTCAGTCTAATGGTCAGTCTAATGGTAATGGGCCGACTCGAATCCTGGTTGGGTGTGGCCGGACTTGGTTAAATGAAAAAATTGCGATCGCATGCCCCCAATCCCTTACCCAAGTCGAAGCCGGTGCCGTCGGAGAGATTTGGGTAAAAGGTCCAAGTGTTGCTCAAGGCTATTGGAATCAACCAGAGGTGACGGAAAAAACCTTTAATGCCTATCTAGCTGATACTGGTTTAGGACCATGGCTGCGTACTGGTGATTTAGGATTTATCCAGGATGGCGAGTTGTTTGTAACAGGTCGTCTGAAGGATTTAATTATTATCCGGGGTCGCAACCATTATCCCCAAGATATAGAATTGACGGCGGAAAAGAGTCATCCAGCTCTTCGCCCTGCCTATGGCGCAGCTTTTTCCGTGGAAGTGGAAGAGGCTGAGCAATTGGTGATTGTCCAAGAAGTTTCCAGGAATTACCTGCGGAAACTAGATGTAGATCAAGTGATTGAAGCAATCCGCAGTGCCATCTCCCAAGAGTACCAGCTTCAAGTCTATGCTGTGTTATTGCTCAAGACCAATAGTATTCCCAAGACATCCAGTGGCAAAGTACAGCGCCATGCTTGTCGAGCTGGATTTCTAAACAATACCTTGACAGTTGTAGGGCAATGGAGCTTGGCGCAGCAGCCAACCATTGCCCCAACCAAACCAGAAAAAGAACTGACCACTAATACTATCGGCCTTCAGCAAAGCTCCAAATCAATTCAAAAGTGGATAGTAAATTGGCTAGCGCGAGAAACCAAACTTCCTGCCGGGTCTATTAACATCAGCAAGTCTTTTGCTGATTATGGTCTAGATTCAGTAACAGCAGTTGAACTAGCTGATGATCTCGAAGAATGGTTAGGCGTGCCTCTGTCTCCTACACTGGCTTATGATTATCCCAATATCGAGTCCCTTGCCCAATATCTGGCGACAGTAAGTCAACAAAGCAACTCAAACCAGGGGGACAGCCCAAGAAAAATCGAACCGAGAGTTTCGAGTGCAGGTAGTGAGATGCAACAATTATGGGAGGCACAGTTCCAGAATCTGGATCGGTTCACTTCGAAACCATTTTATCGTTCACCCGTGACGGTTCAATCGATTGCCTCCAGTGGTGATCAAGAGGTAGACCAACTCTTAGCTGAGTTGGAAATGCTTTCAGAAGCACAAATCCAAGAAATTCTGGGAAAACCCATCAAATAG
- a CDS encoding OmpA family protein — MNEKKTTDNKIIPGSLALAFALLIGAAWWVTNSNSRSLEFSRSISTPPIEDVNSSSTSSTTTENATENADAQTNLKLQGLGDTDRGYSILGSANFRDALVKRGIGFNYAQESDQEALAAALAQEKADLIGTSLEQFLTHKPNGKIVALLNQTEKTDGTQPNLDVVVASERILKSNPKEIQDFVETYYDQVEKGNLRDGETAGKGMQFFTAAEAKDWMKSGTLAKKIGETAEVLAASGKAKNVPINTTELFTANYLPPTAEQSIATTPPTDQNPPEVVAQAQVADSTEADQAQGSQPEKTVAQPEQKPDSTATQVAEADDKAKESQPEQKSEPNRTKVAEAEGQNPQPLTNLEVLGEVKFARASFQLSPQQQQKLTDLAEAIQKFSPSSVVVKVQGHTSRTGNPESNQILSQARAQEVVNYLKSKYPSHQFVVEGLGFSEPQPGTDPTSPVNQRTVISLLHGN, encoded by the coding sequence ATGAATGAAAAGAAAACTACCGACAATAAAATAATCCCAGGGAGCTTAGCATTAGCATTTGCTTTACTCATCGGTGCAGCCTGGTGGGTAACTAACTCTAACTCTCGCTCCTTGGAATTTAGCCGTAGTATTAGTACTCCACCTATAGAAGATGTCAACTCTTCTTCTACATCTTCTACTACAACAGAGAATGCAACCGAGAATGCTGATGCTCAAACAAATCTTAAGCTTCAGGGATTAGGGGATACCGACCGTGGTTATTCAATCCTCGGTAGTGCTAACTTCCGAGACGCTCTGGTTAAGCGGGGGATTGGTTTTAATTATGCTCAAGAGTCAGACCAGGAAGCTCTTGCAGCAGCTCTGGCTCAGGAAAAAGCTGATCTGATTGGCACTAGCTTAGAACAATTCCTGACTCACAAGCCTAACGGCAAAATTGTTGCTCTGTTGAACCAAACAGAGAAAACAGATGGTACTCAACCCAACTTAGATGTAGTAGTGGCCTCTGAGCGTATCCTGAAATCCAATCCCAAAGAGATCCAAGATTTTGTAGAAACATACTACGACCAGGTAGAAAAAGGGAATCTCAGGGATGGGGAAACTGCCGGTAAGGGGATGCAGTTTTTTACGGCGGCTGAGGCGAAAGATTGGATGAAATCAGGAACTTTGGCCAAAAAAATAGGGGAAACTGCGGAAGTTTTGGCAGCTTCCGGTAAGGCAAAAAATGTTCCTATTAATACCACAGAACTGTTTACCGCTAACTATCTTCCCCCAACAGCTGAGCAAAGTATAGCTACAACCCCTCCGACTGATCAGAATCCGCCGGAAGTTGTGGCTCAAGCTCAGGTAGCTGATTCTACTGAAGCCGATCAAGCTCAGGGATCACAACCGGAAAAAACCGTTGCTCAACCAGAACAAAAACCTGATTCTACCGCCACTCAAGTGGCTGAGGCAGATGATAAAGCCAAGGAATCGCAACCAGAACAAAAATCTGAACCTAATCGGACTAAAGTTGCAGAGGCTGAGGGACAAAACCCCCAGCCGCTAACTAACTTAGAAGTTTTAGGTGAAGTCAAGTTTGCCAGGGCTTCGTTTCAATTAAGTCCCCAGCAGCAGCAAAAGCTCACTGATTTGGCAGAGGCAATTCAGAAATTTAGCCCCAGTAGTGTAGTTGTGAAGGTGCAAGGTCATACCTCCCGTACTGGCAATCCTGAATCTAACCAGATACTCTCTCAAGCCAGGGCTCAAGAGGTAGTGAACTATCTCAAAAGCAAGTATCCCTCCCATCAATTCGTTGTGGAAGGATTAGGTTTCTCTGAACCCCAACCTGGTACTGACCCGACTTCTCCTGTTAACCAACGTACTGTGATTAGTTTGCTTCATGGAAATTAG
- a CDS encoding urease accessory protein UreD: MKSDQKDRSQSPFAFCLLLSRWHGSLELRFALAHGKTQPIHTYAKAPLKVQRPFYPEGLGVCHTVVLHTAGGMVAGDRLSQDIHLESGTHALITTAAASKAYGRGSSSASLINYSASLNQPEAKEKLSSASLKKPEARQIRSSANQKNYSASLKKPETRQIIRIQVETGACLEWLPQETIVFNGAVYRQDLQVELAPGASWLGWEITRFGRSARGERFVEGNWRSHTEVWQQGHPQWIDRQWLPASEATFSSPYGLAGQPVVGTLVLVGEPVSSEILEQARELWSARKYVGEAGVTQLMSGLLCRYRGASTEEVRHWFTEVWQLLRVNLFGRPIIKPRVWPL; encoded by the coding sequence ATGAAATCAGATCAAAAAGATAGATCCCAATCCCCTTTTGCCTTTTGCCTTTTGCTTTCTCGATGGCATGGCAGCCTTGAATTACGCTTTGCCTTAGCCCATGGAAAAACTCAACCTATTCACACCTACGCCAAAGCTCCCTTGAAGGTACAGCGACCGTTTTATCCAGAAGGGTTAGGGGTTTGTCATACTGTGGTACTTCATACCGCTGGAGGAATGGTAGCAGGGGACAGGTTGTCTCAAGATATCCACCTTGAATCGGGTACTCATGCTTTAATCACCACTGCTGCTGCTAGTAAAGCTTATGGTAGGGGCAGTTCTAGCGCTAGTCTAATCAACTATAGCGCTAGTTTAAACCAACCAGAAGCTAAAGAAAAATTATCTAGCGCTAGTTTAAAAAAGCCAGAAGCTAGACAAATCAGATCTAGCGCTAATCAAAAAAACTATAGCGCTAGTTTAAAAAAGCCAGAAACTAGACAAATCATCCGGATCCAAGTAGAGACTGGTGCTTGTTTAGAATGGTTGCCCCAGGAAACGATTGTATTCAATGGTGCAGTTTACCGGCAGGATTTGCAGGTAGAATTAGCGCCGGGAGCCAGTTGGTTAGGCTGGGAAATTACCCGATTTGGACGGAGTGCCAGAGGAGAAAGGTTTGTGGAGGGAAATTGGCGATCGCATACGGAAGTTTGGCAGCAAGGACATCCACAGTGGATTGACCGACAATGGTTACCAGCTAGCGAAGCCACCTTCTCTAGTCCTTATGGTTTAGCGGGACAACCAGTGGTAGGAACATTAGTTTTGGTAGGGGAACCGGTATCATCAGAGATTCTCGAACAAGCCAGGGAACTTTGGAGTGCTAGGAAGTATGTAGGGGAAGCTGGGGTAACTCAGCTGATGTCAGGATTATTATGCCGCTATCGTGGTGCTTCGACTGAGGAGGTGAGACACTGGTTTACAGAGGTTTGGCAACTGTTGCGCGTTAATCTATTCGGGCGTCCTATTATTAAGCCACGAGTTTGGCCGTTGTAA
- the ureA gene encoding urease subunit gamma yields the protein MQLTPQEKDKLLIFTAALLAERRKEKGLKLNYPEAVAYISAEILEGAREGRPVADLMSYGTTLLTRDDVMEGVPEMVNEVQVEATFPDGTKLVTVHDPIR from the coding sequence ATGCAACTGACACCCCAAGAAAAGGATAAACTACTAATTTTTACTGCCGCTTTATTAGCAGAACGACGCAAGGAAAAGGGGTTGAAGCTAAATTACCCAGAAGCCGTTGCCTACATTTCTGCGGAAATTTTGGAAGGTGCCAGGGAAGGACGTCCAGTAGCTGATTTAATGAGTTACGGCACCACGCTGCTGACGCGGGATGATGTGATGGAAGGAGTCCCCGAAATGGTGAATGAAGTCCAGGTAGAAGCAACCTTTCCCGATGGGACTAAACTGGTTACTGTACATGACCCAATTCGTTAA
- a CDS encoding urease subunit beta produces the protein MIPGEIIPQTGEIELNAGRATIRVRVANTGDRPIQVGSHFHFFEVNEALQFDREATKGMRLNIPAGTAIRFEPGDEREVELVTLVGSRQVYGFNGKINGQLDSSS, from the coding sequence GTGATTCCAGGCGAAATCATTCCCCAAACAGGGGAAATAGAACTCAATGCTGGTCGTGCCACCATCAGAGTACGGGTAGCTAATACAGGCGATCGCCCTATTCAAGTAGGGTCTCATTTTCACTTCTTTGAAGTCAACGAAGCTCTCCAATTTGACCGGGAAGCCACTAAAGGCATGCGCTTAAATATTCCAGCTGGCACCGCTATCCGCTTTGAACCGGGAGACGAACGAGAGGTGGAATTAGTCACTCTTGTCGGTAGTCGTCAGGTCTACGGCTTCAATGGCAAAATTAATGGTCAACTTGATAGCTCAAGTTGA
- the ureC gene encoding urease subunit alpha produces the protein MSYRMDRRAYAETYGPTVGDRIRLADTELVIEVEQDYTTYGDEVKFGGGKVIRDGMGQSPISRAEGAVDLVITNALILDWWGIVKADIGIKDGKIVNIGKAGNPYIQDNVTIIIGPSTEAVAGEGMIVTAGGIDAHIHFICPQQIETAIASGITTMIGGGTGPATGTNATTCTPGAWNIHRMLQAADAFPVNLGFLGKGNSAKPEGLQEQVIAGAMGLKLHEDWGTTPAAIDTCLSVADQFDVQVAIHTDTLNEAGFVENTIAAFKNRVIHTYHTEGAGGGHAPDIIKVCSEANVLPSSTNPTRPYTLNTLEEHLDMLMVCHHLDRGIPEDVAFAESRIRRETIAAEDILHDLGAFSMIASDSQAMGRVGEVIIRTWQTAHKMKVQRGMLSTTTGETGENDNFRAKRYVAKYTINPAIAHGIANYVGSIAEGKLADLCLWRPAMFGVKPEIVIKGGAIAWSQMGDANASIPTPQPIHMRPMFGSFGGAIAATSVTFVSQAALDQDIPAQIGLQKSAVAVSNTRNLSKTDMKLNDALPQIEVNPETYEVRADGELLTCEPATVLPMAQRYFLF, from the coding sequence ATGAGTTATCGTATGGATCGTCGTGCCTACGCCGAAACTTATGGTCCTACCGTAGGCGATCGCATCCGCTTGGCTGATACAGAACTAGTGATCGAAGTGGAACAGGACTACACCACCTATGGTGATGAAGTTAAATTCGGTGGTGGTAAAGTGATTAGAGATGGAATGGGACAATCCCCCATCTCCCGCGCCGAGGGTGCTGTGGATTTGGTGATCACTAATGCCCTCATCCTGGATTGGTGGGGTATTGTTAAAGCCGATATTGGTATTAAAGATGGCAAAATAGTCAACATTGGCAAAGCCGGAAATCCCTACATCCAGGACAATGTCACTATTATTATTGGTCCTAGCACCGAAGCAGTTGCTGGGGAAGGCATGATTGTCACCGCTGGGGGGATTGATGCTCACATTCACTTTATTTGTCCCCAACAGATTGAAACTGCGATCGCATCTGGTATCACTACTATGATCGGGGGTGGTACAGGTCCAGCCACTGGCACTAACGCCACAACCTGTACTCCTGGTGCTTGGAATATTCACCGGATGCTCCAAGCTGCCGATGCATTTCCTGTGAATCTAGGGTTTTTAGGGAAAGGCAATAGTGCCAAACCCGAGGGATTACAGGAACAAGTGATAGCGGGTGCGATGGGATTGAAGCTGCACGAAGACTGGGGCACTACTCCAGCCGCTATTGATACCTGTTTAAGTGTAGCGGATCAGTTTGATGTCCAGGTGGCAATTCATACCGATACCCTTAATGAAGCCGGGTTTGTGGAAAATACCATTGCTGCCTTCAAAAACCGAGTCATTCACACCTACCACACCGAAGGAGCAGGGGGAGGTCATGCTCCAGATATTATTAAAGTGTGTAGTGAAGCTAATGTATTGCCCTCTTCTACCAATCCTACTCGTCCCTATACCCTTAATACCCTAGAAGAACATCTCGATATGCTCATGGTCTGCCATCACCTAGACCGGGGGATTCCTGAAGATGTGGCCTTCGCTGAGTCCCGGATTCGTCGGGAAACTATTGCTGCTGAGGATATCCTTCATGATTTAGGGGCATTTAGTATGATTGCCTCTGATTCTCAAGCCATGGGACGGGTGGGTGAAGTGATTATCCGTACCTGGCAGACAGCCCACAAAATGAAAGTGCAACGGGGAATGTTATCCACCACTACTGGGGAAACTGGGGAAAATGACAATTTCCGAGCCAAGCGTTACGTTGCCAAGTATACGATTAATCCTGCGATCGCTCACGGAATTGCTAATTATGTCGGTTCCATCGCAGAAGGGAAGCTAGCGGATTTGTGTCTGTGGCGTCCAGCCATGTTTGGAGTCAAGCCAGAGATAGTGATTAAAGGTGGTGCGATCGCATGGTCCCAAATGGGTGATGCCAATGCTAGTATTCCCACACCCCAGCCGATTCATATGCGTCCGATGTTTGGTAGTTTTGGTGGTGCGATCGCAGCCACATCCGTTACCTTTGTCTCCCAAGCTGCCTTAGACCAAGACATCCCAGCTCAAATTGGCTTACAAAAATCCGCTGTTGCCGTTTCCAACACCCGAAACTTGAGCAAGACCGACATGAAACTCAACGATGCCTTGCCACAGATTGAGGTCAACCCAGAAACCTATGAAGTCAGAGCTGATGGGGAATTATTAACATGCGAACCCGCAACGGTTTTACCTATGGCACAGCGTTACTTCTTATTTTGA
- a CDS encoding TMEM14 family protein, with amino-acid sequence MNLSIAAVLLYGILALIGGIMGYAKAKSKISLISGLISGLLLIFAGIMQLQGQPWAQTLGIAVAAALVIVFAIRLAKTRKFMPAGLMIIAGVVSLGVMLYPAMA; translated from the coding sequence ATGAATCTAAGTATTGCAGCAGTACTCTTATACGGCATCTTAGCCCTGATCGGGGGAATCATGGGCTATGCTAAAGCCAAAAGCAAAATATCTCTCATTTCTGGTCTAATTAGCGGTTTATTGCTAATATTTGCTGGAATAATGCAGCTTCAAGGACAACCCTGGGCACAAACCTTAGGGATAGCCGTAGCAGCTGCACTGGTGATTGTCTTTGCCATCCGGCTCGCTAAAACTCGCAAGTTTATGCCAGCTGGACTAATGATCATTGCTGGTGTGGTGTCTCTAGGGGTGATGCTTTATCCAGCTATGGCGTAA
- a CDS encoding zinc ribbon domain-containing protein, producing the protein MPKTVGVTKKISTQIVPVVGMAESVEVELLSTMKKLGTVRSESYNKLGSISHWKLDWKKAYPEVRSFRTPESLGLPSKLMEWTVSDVAKAITASQAACTDAVVKKIYKRFPGKDNQKTRKELCNQLKTLAFLDNPLLHRFVRKEFQRGHSWVNNQIVYQQGGYKCKRLSRNTYQLELAGLRRGKRNKIVVRSNRHIKGQIRLIHNQLLQKFEIYFLVDHGTVEIPADRRAVGIDKGYTEAFYDSDGQAHGKDLGKIATKKSDRICAKNRNRGKLWALHRKLEKIDPAKSARILKNNLTRKTENRRYRKNQSEITAIIGAASKSLFNGESLKVFAEDLTQPIRNKRQSKAVSRKLNSWMKGVMRDSLQKWADWTGSVVTEVQPSYTSQIDSVTGTLLGKRSGDSFTRFDGVVLQADHNAAQNILARGTDKEISRYMNKAEVQAVLLRRTARFLKGMGLSLADAVELGWLDSKHELCSGF; encoded by the coding sequence ATGCCTAAAACTGTAGGAGTAACCAAGAAAATATCGACTCAGATTGTCCCCGTAGTGGGGATGGCTGAGTCGGTTGAAGTTGAGTTGCTGTCTACAATGAAGAAGCTAGGCACAGTCAGGTCTGAGTCTTACAACAAGTTAGGCAGCATCAGTCACTGGAAGCTTGATTGGAAAAAAGCCTACCCAGAAGTCAGGAGTTTTAGAACTCCTGAGTCTTTGGGACTGCCTTCCAAGTTGATGGAATGGACAGTTAGCGATGTTGCCAAAGCCATTACAGCGAGCCAGGCAGCTTGCACTGATGCAGTCGTCAAGAAGATCTACAAAAGGTTTCCCGGGAAAGATAACCAAAAAACAAGAAAAGAACTTTGCAACCAGCTAAAAACCTTAGCCTTTTTAGATAATCCCCTTCTGCATAGATTCGTAAGAAAGGAATTCCAGAGAGGGCATTCTTGGGTTAATAACCAGATAGTTTATCAACAGGGAGGGTATAAATGCAAAAGGCTCTCCCGCAATACCTATCAACTGGAGTTAGCTGGTTTAAGGAGAGGAAAAAGGAACAAAATAGTTGTTAGGTCTAATCGCCATATAAAGGGTCAGATTAGACTGATACATAACCAGCTACTGCAAAAGTTTGAGATTTATTTCCTAGTAGACCATGGAACCGTCGAAATCCCTGCTGATCGCCGTGCTGTAGGAATAGATAAGGGATATACTGAAGCTTTCTATGATTCAGATGGGCAGGCCCATGGAAAAGATTTAGGCAAGATAGCAACCAAAAAGTCTGATCGCATATGTGCCAAAAACCGCAACAGAGGAAAACTCTGGGCGCTTCATAGAAAGCTAGAAAAAATAGACCCAGCTAAGTCGGCTCGAATACTAAAAAACAACCTAACCAGAAAGACAGAAAACCGCCGTTACAGAAAGAATCAATCAGAAATTACGGCAATTATAGGAGCTGCGTCTAAATCTCTTTTCAATGGAGAGTCATTAAAAGTATTTGCTGAGGACTTAACACAACCAATCCGAAATAAACGCCAGTCTAAGGCCGTGTCCCGTAAACTTAATAGTTGGATGAAGGGAGTAATGCGGGACTCTTTGCAGAAATGGGCTGATTGGACTGGCTCGGTTGTCACAGAAGTTCAACCTAGTTACACGTCGCAAATTGACTCCGTGACTGGAACCCTATTAGGGAAAAGGAGCGGGGACAGTTTTACCAGATTTGATGGGGTCGTGTTGCAGGCTGACCACAATGCTGCTCAAAACATCCTTGCTCGGGGTACAGACAAGGAGATCTCCCGGTATATGAATAAAGCCGAGGTTCAAGCGGTGTTGTTGCGCCGTACCGCGCGTTTCTTGAAAGGTATGGGACTGAGTTTGGCTGATGCAGTTGAGCTTGGCTGGCTTGATTCTAAGCATGAGCTTTGCTCGGGCTTTTAA
- a CDS encoding alpha/beta hydrolase, with amino-acid sequence MGSELCWATVSINQARQDSPRSVGNLSESDRVFLFLMDYAHRRRLKIWRGLLDLQQYFLYLMDYGAPVGYRLASKNANKVLGLIVQNGNAYEEGLREFWEPLKAYWQDKTPENAQVLADFLTLESTKWQYTNGVRNPEAIAPDNWFHDQYLLDRPGNKEIQLELFYSYGTNRTLYPQWQDYFRQFQPPTLIVWGKGDYIFPEEGAHPYKRDLNNLEFHILDTGHCALEEDLELIANYIRNFARSNSPK; translated from the coding sequence TTGGGATCTGAACTATGTTGGGCAACAGTTTCTATAAACCAGGCACGCCAAGACTCGCCCCGCAGTGTCGGTAACTTGTCTGAAAGCGATCGCGTTTTTCTATTTTTGATGGATTACGCTCACCGTCGCCGATTAAAGATTTGGAGAGGTCTATTAGATTTACAACAATACTTTCTCTATTTGATGGACTATGGCGCACCAGTAGGTTACCGTCTAGCCAGCAAAAATGCCAATAAAGTGCTAGGGCTGATTGTGCAGAATGGTAATGCCTATGAGGAAGGTTTGCGAGAGTTTTGGGAACCACTCAAGGCTTACTGGCAGGACAAAACTCCCGAAAATGCTCAAGTTCTAGCGGATTTTTTAACCCTCGAATCGACTAAGTGGCAATACACTAATGGAGTTCGCAATCCAGAAGCCATTGCTCCAGACAATTGGTTCCATGATCAATATTTGCTCGACCGTCCTGGCAACAAAGAAATTCAATTAGAACTGTTTTACAGCTACGGTACTAACCGGACTCTCTACCCACAATGGCAAGACTATTTCCGTCAGTTTCAACCTCCAACCCTAATTGTTTGGGGCAAAGGTGACTACATCTTTCCGGAAGAAGGAGCCCATCCCTACAAGCGGGATCTCAATAACCTCGAATTCCATATCCTAGATACCGGTCATTGTGCCCTTGAGGAAGATCTAGAGTTGATTGCTAATTACATTCGCAACTTCGCTCGCTCTAATTCCCCTAAGTAG
- a CDS encoding SDR family oxidoreductase, with protein MATQTVIITGGATGIGYAIAEGFLNTGANVMINGRTLSKLESAAQKLNQPDRIQIIAGDITDPTFAPKLVTETVAKFGRVDVLINNAGIFAVKNFTDYTIDDLSRYLGYVRGTFALTQETVKQMREQGDGGAVVNISTILAFNGVKALPSSAPIMAKAAITAMVKNLSVELAADKIRINAVAPGIVLTPLLGEVNQETVDDLNQQQPLGRIGTPKDIADAVLYLANAKWVTGVILPVDGGVDAGGDGTSNLRQ; from the coding sequence ATGGCGACTCAAACTGTTATTATTACTGGTGGCGCGACTGGCATAGGCTATGCAATTGCTGAAGGGTTTCTGAACACTGGGGCAAATGTAATGATCAATGGCAGAACTCTCTCGAAGCTTGAAAGTGCAGCCCAAAAACTGAATCAGCCTGATCGCATCCAGATTATAGCAGGAGACATTACTGATCCTACATTCGCTCCTAAACTCGTTACTGAAACCGTTGCCAAGTTTGGTAGAGTTGATGTTTTGATTAATAATGCAGGAATCTTTGCCGTCAAGAACTTCACGGATTACACAATTGACGACCTCTCACGGTACCTGGGATATGTAAGAGGTACTTTTGCGCTAACCCAGGAAACCGTCAAACAGATGAGAGAGCAGGGGGATGGTGGCGCGGTTGTCAACATCAGTACAATACTTGCATTTAATGGGGTTAAGGCTTTGCCCTCTTCTGCACCGATTATGGCGAAGGCTGCTATCACAGCAATGGTAAAAAACTTATCTGTGGAGCTAGCAGCAGACAAGATTCGGATTAATGCTGTAGCCCCTGGCATTGTTCTGACACCATTGCTGGGGGAAGTAAACCAAGAAACTGTGGATGATTTGAATCAGCAGCAGCCTCTTGGCAGGATTGGCACACCGAAAGATATTGCTGATGCAGTGCTGTATCTGGCTAATGCCAAGTGGGTTACCGGTGTGATTCTTCCTGTGGATGGTGGGGTTGATGCTGGTGGTGATGGTACTAGCAATCTCAGGCAATAA